One part of the Thiothrix nivea DSM 5205 genome encodes these proteins:
- a CDS encoding SIR2 family protein, whose protein sequence is MSDMTLKSLLVGVESGKIVPYLGAGALQGSVDKANGQAIPADSDSLILAMNGGKPMSQRLMWEFARAAMDVELKKGRKAVHRFLEETYGQRAWTRAPIHDWLASIEPQYVIDINRDTQLQDTYADQPHTLVRGTARIAGTNYRFTLNEYMGSGGYKEVTQEEVNPDLPILFKPMGSPRPDSVYIASDADYVDYITELMGGFAIPSFLKEYRKGKQYLFIGMRFQRDTERMVMSDITYAAAEPKGWALIPQPTDKEKRYCARQGIEIIEADVSDLLAAAGFAPAEAA, encoded by the coding sequence ATGTCGGATATGACACTCAAATCCCTGCTTGTCGGCGTCGAAAGCGGCAAGATCGTCCCTTACCTTGGCGCAGGCGCGTTGCAGGGTTCCGTCGACAAGGCGAACGGGCAAGCCATCCCCGCTGACAGCGATAGCCTGATTCTGGCCATGAATGGCGGCAAGCCAATGTCGCAACGCCTGATGTGGGAATTCGCCCGCGCCGCGATGGATGTGGAGCTAAAAAAGGGTCGCAAAGCTGTGCACCGCTTTCTGGAAGAAACCTACGGCCAACGTGCATGGACTCGTGCCCCCATCCACGATTGGTTGGCCAGCATCGAGCCACAGTATGTCATCGACATCAACCGCGATACCCAGTTGCAGGATACCTACGCCGACCAGCCGCATACACTGGTGCGCGGCACGGCACGGATTGCCGGAACCAACTACCGTTTCACCCTGAACGAATACATGGGCAGTGGCGGTTATAAGGAAGTGACCCAGGAAGAGGTCAATCCTGATCTCCCGATCCTGTTCAAACCGATGGGTAGCCCGCGTCCGGATTCGGTTTACATTGCCTCCGACGCGGATTATGTCGATTACATCACCGAGTTGATGGGCGGGTTTGCGATTCCGTCCTTCCTCAAGGAATACCGCAAGGGTAAGCAGTATCTGTTCATCGGGATGCGTTTCCAGCGTGACACCGAGCGCATGGTGATGTCCGACATTACCTACGCCGCCGCCGAACCGAAAGGTTGGGCACTGATTCCGCAACCGACCGACAAGGAAAAGCGTTACTGCGCACGGCAGGGCATCGAAATTATCGAAGCCGATGTCAGTGACCTGTTGGCGGCGGCTGGTTTTGCGCCTGCCGAGGCGGCCTGA
- a CDS encoding ATP-binding cassette domain-containing protein produces the protein MTRVVCQFSQLTRQFDARPVFSGLSTTLTASLTGLTGRNGQGKSVLLALLAQALPPNNGSIRWFVPFHWVQQLERPQGLRLADALGVGDLHDCFQRIQRGESREQDFVRVENRWHLPAQWDQALHDAGLHRPLSAPADCLSGGEQTRLALCRAFLLPNHYLLLDEPGNHLDAEGHDWLRQKLVHHPAGALIASHDRELLQQVDRILELDQQGLHEYGGNYTLYQNISTARIAATEQRLTSLRKTHQQQKLAQQTTLEKAAQRRKQGERQRYARSQSKLLLDAQQERAENNLATLRQQHQQRNAQLLAELNATQVQMDTIKPQTLRFAPATNFNKLCLHVAGLVLPYVRHKPLSFTLHQGERWHIRGKNGSGKSTLLRVIAGLEQAVAGVCKHHGNCLYLDQHFSLLDANTSALANLQRLHPVSPETLLRTELAGVRLRGNKALQPVRELSGGERLKVALLAVMIGEKAPDLLLLDEPDNHLDLDSRLLLEQTLATYPGTLLVVSHDAAFSKALNIQHSLTLEPSNE, from the coding sequence ATGACGCGCGTTGTTTGCCAGTTTTCCCAATTGACCCGGCAGTTTGATGCCAGACCGGTATTTTCCGGGCTTTCCACCACGCTAACCGCTAGCCTGACCGGGCTGACCGGACGTAACGGGCAAGGCAAGTCTGTGTTGCTGGCATTGCTGGCACAGGCTCTTCCACCCAACAACGGCAGCATCCGCTGGTTTGTACCTTTTCATTGGGTGCAGCAACTGGAGCGACCGCAAGGTTTGCGACTGGCGGATGCCCTGGGTGTCGGTGATTTACATGACTGTTTCCAGCGCATCCAGCGGGGTGAAAGCCGCGAGCAGGATTTTGTACGGGTGGAAAATCGCTGGCATCTGCCTGCCCAATGGGATCAGGCATTGCACGACGCGGGGCTGCACCGGCCCCTGTCAGCACCGGCAGATTGTCTCAGCGGTGGCGAACAAACCCGGCTGGCACTGTGCCGGGCATTCCTGCTGCCCAACCACTATCTGTTACTGGACGAACCCGGTAATCATCTGGATGCGGAAGGGCATGACTGGCTACGGCAAAAACTCGTCCACCACCCGGCAGGTGCACTGATTGCCTCCCATGACCGCGAATTACTGCAACAGGTCGACCGAATTCTGGAGCTGGATCAGCAGGGTCTGCATGAATACGGTGGCAACTACACGCTCTACCAGAACATCAGCACGGCCAGAATTGCCGCCACGGAACAACGGCTAACCTCACTCAGGAAAACCCACCAACAACAAAAACTGGCCCAACAGACTACGCTGGAAAAAGCCGCCCAACGCCGTAAACAGGGTGAACGGCAACGTTATGCCCGCTCACAAAGCAAACTGCTATTGGACGCCCAACAGGAACGTGCCGAAAACAATCTTGCCACCCTCAGGCAACAACACCAGCAACGCAACGCACAACTGCTGGCCGAACTGAATGCCACCCAAGTACAAATGGACACCATCAAACCGCAGACCCTGCGCTTTGCCCCCGCAACGAACTTCAACAAGCTGTGCCTGCATGTGGCCGGGCTGGTTTTACCCTACGTCAGGCATAAACCCTTGTCTTTCACCCTGCATCAGGGGGAACGTTGGCATATCCGGGGTAAAAACGGCAGTGGCAAATCCACCCTGCTGCGCGTGATTGCCGGGCTGGAACAGGCTGTTGCGGGTGTCTGTAAGCACCATGGGAATTGCCTTTATCTGGATCAGCATTTCAGCCTGCTGGATGCAAACACCTCCGCCCTTGCCAACCTGCAACGCCTGCACCCTGTTTCCCCTGAAACCCTGCTACGCACCGAACTGGCCGGAGTCCGTCTGCGTGGCAACAAAGCCTTGCAGCCAGTCAGGGAACTCAGCGGTGGCGAACGCCTGAAAGTGGCGCTGCTGGCTGTCATGATCGGTGAAAAAGCCCCGGATTTGTTACTGCTGGATGAGCCTGACAACCACCTGGATCTGGATTCACGCTTATTGCTGGAACAAACACTGGCCACTTACCCTGGCACGCTACTGGTAGTGTCACACGATGCGGCTTTCAGCAAAGCACTGAATATCCAGCACAGCCTGACACTGGAACCCAGCAATGAGTAA